In a single window of the Brachionichthys hirsutus isolate HB-005 chromosome 18, CSIRO-AGI_Bhir_v1, whole genome shotgun sequence genome:
- the LOC137908086 gene encoding inositol-3-phosphate synthase 1-A-like, which produces MPVIHVNSPNVSYTDTHIESKYSYQTAAVHQEGNDVTVTPCTTEMIFRTERRVPRLGVMLVGLGGNNGSTVVGAVLANKLGLSWRTKTGVKSANYFGSLLQSSTLCLGSGPEGEVNVPFRDLLPMVHPDDIVFDGWDISRMDVGMAMERAQVFPWLLQEQLRPHMSLMKPRPSIYNPDFIAANQQSRADNVLTGTMAEQVEQLRSDIRDFRLSSGVDKVIVLWTANTERFCDVTPGVHDTAENLLAAVQAGAEVSPSTLFAVASILEGCAYINGSPQNTFVPGAVELAVQRGVFIGGDDFKSGQTKIKSVLVDFLVSAGIKPTSIVSYNHLGNNDGKNLSAPQQFRSKEISKSNVVDDMVRSNPILYRPGEKPDHCVVIKYVPYVGDSKRAMDEYTSEIMMGGTNTLALHNTCEDSLLASPIILDLVMLTELCQRVTVRPQGEDAFLSFHSVLALLSFLCKAPLVPEGTPVVNAFFRQRACIENIMRACIGLPPQNHMLLEHKLQRDFLPPQTTHVNGNVAAVKKAAHTHGSRLPVANGF; this is translated from the exons ATGCCCGTCATTCACGTCAACAGCCCGAATGTGAGCTACACCGACACGCACATCGAGTCCAAGTACTCCTACCAGACCGCAGCGGTGCACCAGGAGGGCAATGACGTCAca GTGACCCCCTGCACTACAGAGATGATCTTCCGCACCGAGCGCCGCGTTCCCCGGCTGGGCGTGATGCTGGTGGGCTTGGGGGGCAACAACGGGTCCACGGTGGTCGGAGCGGTTCTGGCCAACAAGCTGGGTCTCAGCTGGAGAACCAAGACCGGCGTGAAG AGTGCAAACTACTTCGGCTCCCTCCTGCAGTCGTCCACACTTTGTCTGGGGTCGGGGCCAGAGGGCGAGGTCAATGTGCCGTTCCGTGACTTATTACCCATGGTGCACCCTGATGATATCGTCTTTGACG gCTGGGATATCTCCCGCATGGACGTCGGCATGGCGATGGAGAGAGCTCAGGTGTTCCCTTGGTTGTTACAGGAGCAGCTCCGGCCACACATGAGCCTCATGAAACCCAGGCCGTCCATTTACAACCCGGATTTCATCGCCGCGAACCAACAGAGTCGGGCGGACAACGTCCTGACCGGGACGATGGCGGAGCAG GTGGAGCAGCTCAGATCCGACATCAGAGACTTCCGTCTGTCGAGCGGCGTGGACAAAGTCATCGTCCTGTGGACCGCCAACACCGAGCGATTCTGTGACGTCACGCCCGGAGTCCACGACACTGCGGAGAACTTGCTAGCCGCGGTCCAG gcTGGAGCTGAGGTCTCCCCCTCCACTCTGTTCGCGGTGGCAAGCATCCTGGAGGGCTGCGCCTACATCAACGGCTCGCCACAAAACACGTTCGTACCGGGGGCCGTGGAGCTGGCTGTGCAGAGGGGGGTTTTCATCGGCGGAGACGACTTCAAGTCCGGCCAGACCAAGATCAAGTCGGTGCTGGTGGACTTCCTGGTCAGCGCCGGTATCAAG CCCACCTCCATCGTCAGCTACAATCACCTCGGCAACAACGACGGGAAGAACCTGTCGGCTCCGCAGCAATTCCGCTCCAAAGAGATCTCCAAGAGCAACGTGGTGGACGACATGGTGCGGTCGAACCCCATCCTGTACCGGCCCGGAGAAAAGCCCGACCACTGC GTGGTGATTAAATACGTCCCCTATGTGGGGGACAGCAAGCGGGCCATGGATGAATACACCTCTGAGATAATGATGGGCGGGACCAACACCCTCGCTCTGCACAACACCTGTGAG GACTCTCTGCTGGCCAGTCCCATCATCCTGGACCTGGTGATGCTGACGGAGCTCTGCCAGCGCGTGACCGTCCGGCCCCAGGGGGAAGACGCCTTCCTGTCCTTCCACAGCGTTTTAGCgctgctctccttcctctgcaAGGCCCCTCTGGTTCCAGAGGGGACCCCGGTCGTGAACGCTTTCTTCCGCCAGAGGGCTTGCATAGAAAACATCATGAG GGCGTGCATCGGACTTCCTCCTCAAAACCACATGCTGCTGGAGCACAAGCTGCAGAGAGACTTCCTGCCGCCGCAAACGACGCACGTCAACGGCAACGTGGCCGCCGTGAAAAAAGCCGCTCACACACACGGGAGCCGTCTTCCCGTGGCGAACGGCTTCTGA
- the tpgs1 gene encoding tubulin polyglutamylase complex subunit 1 isoform X1, with protein MADKEKRRLGSPPSGMPEGKTSKSDSDREFLTRAGVGELLRVAVLKMVEARSDDPIGFLADHFCHLASAGAAGCGDAEPLAAGAQEQQRLSRALWHLRLVHHSQRSAFSNNVLVAYDLLNLSGRPDGTYASLAGEGLRGGLYTQTLRCLCSEGGVPASTSAPLLRRLHCQDHEVVPYDVFRHSIMTCAIFSDYIRQAQRLYAQVCCPDEGPPSRALGLAVLETLKEALETSRGSETSCYVNVYTKAPSCLEANMKAKCYLEASAKIAPYKIAQAIAGAQTRGPGGDMDAKEFENAAAALFITRVKVVS; from the exons ATGGCGGACAAGGAGAAGCGCCGGCTCGGTTCACCTCCCTCCGGGATGCCCGAGGGTAAAACCTCCAAGTCGGACAGCGACAGGGAGTTCCTGACGCGGGCCGGGGTCGGAGAGCTGCTCCGCGTGGCCGTCCTGAAGATGGTCGAGGCCCGATCGGACGATCCCATCGGGTTCCTGGCCGACCACTTCTGCCACCTGGCCTCCGCCGGCGCGGCTGGATGCGGAGACGCGGAGCCGCTCGCCGCCGGCGCGCAGGAGCAGCAGCGTCTCAGCCGGGCGCTGTGGCACCTGCGGCTGGTGCACCATTCCCAGAG ATCTGCCTTCAGCAACAACGTCCTTGTGGCCTATGACCTTTTGAACCTCAGTGGACGTCCAGACGGGACCTACGCCAGCCTGGCAGGAGAAGGGCTGAGAGGCGGCCTCTACACGCAGACTCTCCGGTGCCTCTGCAGCGAGGGCGGAGTCCCTGCCTCCACCTCCGCCCCGCTCCTCCGCCGCCTCCATTGCCAGGACCACGAGGTCGTCCCTTACGATGTCTTCCGTCACAGCATCATGACGTGCGCCATTTTCTCAGACTACATCCGTCAGGCTCAGAGGCTCTACGCGCAAGTATGCTGCCCGGACGAGGGGCCCCCCTCCCGGGCTCTGGGCCTGGCCGTGCTGGAGACCTTGAAGGAAGCCCTGGAGACTTCCCGAGGCAGTGAAACAAGCTGCTACGTTAACGTTTACACCAAAGCTCCCTCCTGTCTGGAGGCTAACATGAAGGCTAAGTGCTACCTGGAGGCCAGTGCCAAGATCGCCCCATATAAGATAGCTCAGGCTATAGCCGGAGCTCAGACACGGGGCCCCGGGGGTGATATGGACGCTAAGGAGTTTGAGAATGCGGCGGCGGCACTCTTTATCACGCGGGTTAAAGTTGTGTCGTAG
- the tpgs1 gene encoding tubulin polyglutamylase complex subunit 1 isoform X2, with protein MPEGKTSKSDSDREFLTRAGVGELLRVAVLKMVEARSDDPIGFLADHFCHLASAGAAGCGDAEPLAAGAQEQQRLSRALWHLRLVHHSQRSAFSNNVLVAYDLLNLSGRPDGTYASLAGEGLRGGLYTQTLRCLCSEGGVPASTSAPLLRRLHCQDHEVVPYDVFRHSIMTCAIFSDYIRQAQRLYAQVCCPDEGPPSRALGLAVLETLKEALETSRGSETSCYVNASAKIAPYKIAQAIAGAQTRGPGGDMDAKEFENAAAALFITRVKVVS; from the exons ATGCCCGAGGGTAAAACCTCCAAGTCGGACAGCGACAGGGAGTTCCTGACGCGGGCCGGGGTCGGAGAGCTGCTCCGCGTGGCCGTCCTGAAGATGGTCGAGGCCCGATCGGACGATCCCATCGGGTTCCTGGCCGACCACTTCTGCCACCTGGCCTCCGCCGGCGCGGCTGGATGCGGAGACGCGGAGCCGCTCGCCGCCGGCGCGCAGGAGCAGCAGCGTCTCAGCCGGGCGCTGTGGCACCTGCGGCTGGTGCACCATTCCCAGAG ATCTGCCTTCAGCAACAACGTCCTTGTGGCCTATGACCTTTTGAACCTCAGTGGACGTCCAGACGGGACCTACGCCAGCCTGGCAGGAGAAGGGCTGAGAGGCGGCCTCTACACGCAGACTCTCCGGTGCCTCTGCAGCGAGGGCGGAGTCCCTGCCTCCACCTCCGCCCCGCTCCTCCGCCGCCTCCATTGCCAGGACCACGAGGTCGTCCCTTACGATGTCTTCCGTCACAGCATCATGACGTGCGCCATTTTCTCAGACTACATCCGTCAGGCTCAGAGGCTCTACGCGCAAGTATGCTGCCCGGACGAGGGGCCCCCCTCCCGGGCTCTGGGCCTGGCCGTGCTGGAGACCTTGAAGGAAGCCCTGGAGACTTCCCGAGGCAGTGAAACAAGCTGCTACGTTAAC GCCAGTGCCAAGATCGCCCCATATAAGATAGCTCAGGCTATAGCCGGAGCTCAGACACGGGGCCCCGGGGGTGATATGGACGCTAAGGAGTTTGAGAATGCGGCGGCGGCACTCTTTATCACGCGGGTTAAAGTTGTGTCGTAG
- the LOC137907781 gene encoding uncharacterized protein yields MTEFQPSDWLDRFRMSQETFLYLCEKLRPRLARQDTSFRLALPVEKRVAVALWRLASNVEYRTISSLFGVGKSTVCRCVRDMCHAIVSLLSATYLRSPSEQELDESARLFRSHWGFPHCVAAMTTLHTAIITPSDNASDYVNPAGWLSVLSQVAVSGQGLFWDVCASFPGGTDPADILQNSSLWASAAEGGLSPVPPPVFLGEPRRYVLLGAACYPLRTWLMTAYPEEKGRRPGDAALTEQQRLFNRRLSGALRAPDETLLRLRARWQCLSKRNDCGLDVVPTMILACCILHNMCESHGDAFKEAWQAEVAEAESPQPKNKELLSSSLDQRGAEEVRLLFSDYFEQRNT; encoded by the exons ATGACAGAATTCCAGCCATCTGATTGGTTGGACAGGTTCCGCATGAGCCAGGAGACGTTCTTGTACCTCTGTGAGAAGCTGAGGCCCCGTCTGGCGCGCCAGGACACCAGCTTCCGCCTGGCGCTGCCGGTGGAGAAGCGAGTCGCCGTGGCTCTGTGGCGTCTGGCGTCCAACGTTGAATATCGCACCATCAGCAGCCTGTTCGGAGTGGGCAAGTCCACCGTGTGCAGGTGCGTCAGAGACATGTGTCACGCCATCGTGTCGCTCCTCAGCGCCACCTACCTGCGCTCGCCCAGCGAGCAGGAGCTGGACGAGTCGGCTCGGCTCTTCCGCTCCCATTGGGGCTTCCCTCACTGCGTTGCTGCCATGACAACCCTCCACACTGCCATCATCACGCCGTCCGACAATGCGTCCGACTATGTCAACCCGGCTGGATGGCTGTCGGTGCTGTCTCAG GTGGCCGTTAGCGGTCAGGGGCTATTCTGGGACGTCTGCGCCAGCTTCCCCGGTGGGACAGACCCGGCAGACATCTTACAGAACTCATCCCTGTGGGCTTCAGCTGCAGAAGGTGGGCTGTCACCTGTCCCGCCACCGGTCTTCCTGGGCGAACCACGCAG GTATGTGCTGCTGGGGGCGGCCTGCTACCCTCTCCGGACCTGGCTGATGACGGCGTACCCGGAGGAGAAGGGCAGGCGGCCCGGTGACGCGGCCCTGACCGAGCAGCAACGGCTGTTCAATCGGCGACTGAGCGGCGCCCTGCGAGCGCCAGACGAGACGCTGCTGAGGCTGAGGGCGCGCTGGCAGTGCCTGAGCAAGAGGAACGACTGCGGGCTGGATGTGGTGCCCACCATGATTCTGGCTTGCTGCATTCTGCACAACATGTGCGAGTCCCACGGGGACGCCTTCAAGGAGGCGTGGCAGGCGGAGGTGGCGGAGGCAGAGAGCCCCCAACCGAAGAACAAGGAGCTCCTCTCAAGCAGTCTGGACCAACGCGGCGCCGAGGAAGTCCGACTCCTCTTTTCTGACTATTTTGAGCAGAGGAATACCTGA
- the gna11b gene encoding guanine nucleotide-binding protein subunit alpha-11b, producing MTLESMMACCLSEEAKESKRINAEIDKQLRRDKRDSRRELKLLLLGTGESGKSTFIKQMRIIHGAGYSDEDKRGFIRLVYQNIFTSMQSMIRATETLKIPYKFEQNRSNALLVKEVDIEKINGFDQPYIAAIKTLWADPGIQESYDRRREYQLSDSTKYYLSDIDRVTAEGYVPTQQDVLRVRVPTTGIIEYPFDLENVIFRMVDVGGQRSERRKWIHCFENVTSIMFLVALSEYDQVLVESDNENRMEESKALFRTIITYPWFQNSSVILFLNKKDLLEEKISYSHLVDYFPEFDGPQRDPQAAREFILKMFVDLNPDSDKIIYSHFTCATDTENIRFVFAAVKDTILQLNLKEYNLV from the exons ATGACTCTGGAGTCCATGATGGCTTGCTGCCTGAGTGAAGAGGCGAAGGAGTCGAAGCGAATCAACGCAGAAATCGACAAGCAGCTCCGCCGAGACAAGCGCGACTCCAGGCgggagctgaagctgctgctgctcg GTACGGGCGAGAGCGGCAAGAGCACCTTCATCAAGCAGATGAGGATCATCCATGGAGCCGGGTACTCGGACGAGGACAAAAGAGGCTTCATCCGCCTGGTGTACCAGAACATCTTCACGTCCATGCAGTCCATGATCCGCGCCACCGAGACCCTGAAGATCCCCTACAAGTTCGAGCAGAACCGG TCGAATGCCTTGTTGGTGAAGGAGGTGGACATCGAGAAGATCAACGGTTTCGACCAGCCCTACATCGCAGCTATCAAAACCCTGTGGGCCGACCCGGGGATCCAGGAGTCCTACGACCGGCGCAGAGAGTACCAGCTGTCTGACTCCACCAAATA TTACCTTAGCGACATAGATCGCGTGACCGCCGAGGGGTACGTTCCCACCCAGCAGGACGTGCTGAGGGTCCGCGTTCCCACCACGGGTATAATAGAGTACCCGTTTGACCTGGAGAACGTCATCTTCAG GATGGTGGATGtcgggggtcagaggtcagagaggaggaagtggatcCACTGCTTCGAGAACGTCACCTCCATCATGTTCCTCGTGGCGCTCAGCGAGTACGACCAGGTCCTGGTGGAGTCGGACAACGAG AACCGCATGGAGGAGAGTAAAGCTCTGTTCCGGACAATCATCACCTACCCCTGGTTTCAAAACTCTTCCGTCATCCTCTTCCTGAACAAGAAagacctgctggaggagaagatcTCCTACTCGCACCTGGTGGACTACTTCCCCGAGTTTGACG GTCCTCAGAGGGACCCCCAGGCGGCGCGCGAGTTCATCCTCAAGATGTTTGTGGACTTGAACCCCGACAGCGACAAGATCATCTACTCCCACTTCACCTGCGCTACGGACACTGAGAACATCCGCTTTGTGTTTGCAGCCGTCAAGGACACCATCCTGCAGCTCAACCTGAAAGAGTACAATCTGGTGTGA
- the LOC137907334 gene encoding TLE family member 5-like: MMFPQSRHTASAQSSQALKFTTSDSCDRIKDEFQFLQAQYHSLKLECDKLASEKSEMQRHYIMYYEMSYGLNIEMHKQAEIVKRLNGICAQVLPYLSQEHQQQVMGAIERAKQVTPPEMNSIIRQQLQVQHLSQLQGLALPVTPLPLGLTPPNLPAVSGSSSGLLSLSSILANYSQGQAQAVKEDKAREAAERAPRGEDGDKSD, translated from the exons ATGATGTTTCCTCAATCAAGGCACACG gcGTCCGCTCAGTCCAGCCAGGCTCTCAAGTTCACCACCTCTGACTCCTGCGACCGCATCAAGGATGAGTTCCAGTTCCTCCAAGCACAGTACCACAG TTTGAAGCTGGAGTGCGATAAACTGGCCTCGGAGAAGTCGGAGATGCAGCGCCACTATATCATG TACTATGAAATGTCCTACGGGCTCAACATCGAAATGCACAAACAG GCTGAAATCGTGAAGAGGCTCAACGGGATCTGTGCTCAGGTGCTGCCTTACCTGTCACAAGAG catcagcagcaggtcatGGGAGCCATAGAGAGAGCCAAGCAAGTCACACCGCCCGAGATGAACTCCATCATTCGG CAACAGCTGCAGGTGCAGCACCTGTCCCAGCTGCAGGGCCTGGCACTGCCCGTGACCCCGCTGCCCCTGGGCCTCACGCCCCCCAACCTGCCCGCCGTCTCCGGCTCCAGCTCCGGcctgctctccctctcctccatcctggCCAACTACTCGCAAGGGCAGGCCCAGGCAGTGAAGGAGGACAAGGCCCGGGAGGCGGCGGAGAGAGCGCCGCGAGGAGAGGACGGCGACAAATCCGACTAG
- the LOC137907434 gene encoding phospholipid phosphatase 2-like — MTEQSKRLILIVVDVLCVFVAALPSAILTLMFTPYQRGIYCDDQSIRYPYRRDTISHGTMAAVTITCSIVIITTGEAYLVHTKRLHSNSQFNQYLSALYKVVGTFLFGAAVSQSLTDLAKFTIGRPRPNFLAVCAPVSCNGYMLQINCTGSPHNVTESRLSFYSGHSSFGMYCMLFLSLYIQARMQGKWTRLVRPTIQFFLVAFAVYVGFTRVSDYKHHFGDVLMGMLQGALIAVLTVRYVSDFFKQRPAVCTQPDTAGIENLERKPSPRTTDRNHYSYSGPV, encoded by the exons ATGACGGAGCAAAGCAAGAGGCTGATTCTGATCGTGGTGGACGTTCTCTGCGTCTTCGTCG CGGCGCTGCCCTCGGCCATCCTGACGCTGATGTTCACCCCCTACCAGAGAGGAATCTACTGCGACGATCAGAGCATCAGGTATCCCTACAGGCGGGACACCATCTCCCACGGAACCATGGCCGCCGTCACCATCACCTGCTCCATCGTCATC ATCACCACCGGAGAGGCCTACCTCGTGCACACGAAGCGCCTGCACTCCAACTCCCAGTTCAACCAGTACCTGTCGGCCCTCTACAAGGTGGTGGGGACCTTCCTGTTCGGAGCGGCCGTCAGCCAATCCCTGACGGACCTGGCCAAGTTCACCATCGGCCGTCCTCGCCCCAACTTCTTAGCCGTGTGCGCTCCGGTTAGCTGTAACGGCTACATGCTGCAGATCAACTGCACCGGCAGCCCGCACAACGTGACCGAGTCCAG GTTGTCCTTCTACTCCGGACACTCGTCCTTTGGGATGTACTGCATGCTCTTCCTGTCG CTGTACATTCAGGCCCGGATGCAGGGGAAGTGGACGCGGCTGGTTCGACCCACCATCCAGTTCTTCCTGGTGGCGTTTGCGGTGTACGTGGGATTCACCCGCGTGTCCGACTACAAGCATCACTTCGGCGACGTGCTGATGGGGATGCTGCAGGGGGCGCTCATCGCCGTGCTCACC gtccGCTACGTGTCCGACTTCTTCAAGCAGCGTCCTGCTGTCTGCACACAACCGGACACGGCCGGGATCGAAAACCTGGAGCGTAAACCGAGCCCCCGGACCACCGACAGGAACCACTACAGCTACTCCGGTCCCGtctga
- the LOC137907594 gene encoding SH2 domain-containing adapter protein F-like has protein sequence MFSFLVPVTSKTNDNQTEATKTGAKSRQCREGRSMAKWLKDYLNFGTRRDPPRPPRPDYSESDFLRAYRAQKELDFEDPYQHHQGGGFGPCSATASLPSFPAFGSVLPNGVEVKVVSPKHRLIKVDSQEFGRCEVPLGPATGQEEPVVPSAPAVLDAATNYSDPFDVRPDPRGWENRPAPADCRSYMEPFEAQRIISELQHGVMTTRSAGGDGGQLYDNPYEERTCRPRGAPPPPPAQREDGGPMDGRESKLPQDDERPAEEYDQPWEWKKDGISKALAVQFEGERSRVQPEQARFPGAGSAPSSADPAAPPLLGERVDPSVPLEKQVWYHGPLSRSGAESLLTLCKESSYLVRKSQTCRNDYSLSLRSCKGFMHMKFAQSADGRFVLGENSPPFPTVPEVVHYYTTHRLPIRGAEHMSLLYPVVVQTL, from the exons atgttttcatttttagtcCCGGTAACGTCAAAAACGAATGATAACCAGACTGAAGCGACCAAAACCGGTGCGAAAAGCCGTCAATGCCGGGAAGGAAG ATCCATGGCAAAGTGGCTGAAGGACTACCTGAACTTTGGCACCAGACGCGACCCTCCCCGGCCCCCCAGGCCAGATTACAGTGAGAGTGACTTCCTGCGGGCCTACAGAGCTCAGAAGGAGCTGGACTTCGAGGACCCGTACCAGCATCATCAGGGCGGTGGGTTCGGGCCCTGCAGCGCCACGGCGAGCCTCCCCTCGTTCCCCGCCTTTGGGTCGGTGCTGCCGAACGGCGTGGAG GTGAAGGTGGTGTCCCCCAAGCACCGACTCATTAAAGTGGACTCCCAGGAGTTCGGCCGCTGTGAAGTCCCTCTGGGTCCCGCGACGGGCCAAGAAGAACCC GTCGTCCCCTCCGCCCCGGCGGTGCTGGACGCCGCCACCAACTACTCTGACCCGTTCGATGTGCGCCCAGACCCGAGAGGCTGGGAGAACCGGCCGGCGCCGGCAGACTGCCGCAGCTACATGGAGCCATTCGAGGCCCAGAGGATCATCTCAG AGCTTCAACACGGCGTGATGACGACCCGGTCTGCGGGCGGTGACGGGGGCCAGTTGTACGATAACCCATACGAGGAGCGGACGTGTCGCCCCAgaggagcgccgccgccgccgccggctcaGAGGGAGGATGGCGGGCCAATGGACGGCAGGGAGAGCAAGCTGCCCCAGGATGACGAGAGGCCGGCCGAGGAATACGACCAGCCCTGGGAGTGGAAGAAGGACGGCATCTCTAAAGCTCTGGCAG TTCAGTTTGAGGGGGAGCGATCCAGAGTCCAGCCGGAGCAGGCCAGGTTCCCCGGCGCGGGAAGTGCGCCGTCCTCGGCCGACCCCGCCGCGCCTCCTCTCCTGGGGGAGCGAGTGGATCCGTCTGTGCCGCTGGAGAAACAAGT GTGGTACCACGGGCCCCTGAGCCGCTCGGGGGCAGAATCCCTCCTGACGCTCTGCAAAGAGAGTTCCTACCTGGTGAGGAAGAGCCAGACCTGCAGGAACGACTACTCCCTCTCCCTCAG gagcTGCAAGGGCTTCATGCACATGAAGTTCGCCCAGTCCGCAGACGGGCGCTTCGTGCTCGGCGAGAACAGCCCTCCGTTCCCCACCGTCCCCGAGGTCGTGCACTACTACACCACCCACCGCCTGCCGATCCGAGGGGCCGAGCACATGTCCCTGCTGTATCCCGTCGTCGTGCAGACCCTCTGA